The region CTCGTCGAGATAAACTCTGATCACTATAAACAGAAAGCAGCGTCATCTGAGAGACTGGCGGTGAACTGGATGGTGAATTACAGAGTTTGACGACTGCTAGACATTTGCACCTAGGTCAGACCAACCAGGAGGAGTGTCCCACTTAATGGCTTGGGTTTCAGTCGGCTTCACGTTcataaataaacagagaaaacaatgtAATCAGCGATATTTCATTGTAAGTTGGCTTGGGACAAAACTACTACCTCTCTGGCTCAGCTTGACAATCAGGagacagaattttttttcagcCCCGTGTATTTTCAGGCCCGAGTCGAGCTGAGGAACAGAGGCTGAGCGTGATGAGGCGCACGGGGGGGAGGGAATCTGCTGGGGACTCGAGGTGCCAGCCTTCACTGAGGCAGGGGGACGATGACATCCACGTAGTTGATGGGGAAAAAGCCGGACTCGCCGTTGATCATGCCCTCGTACCAGTTCTCGTCTATCTGGttggtgaggatgatgatgtcacCCTCCTTGAAGCCCAGCTCGCCCTCGTTCTCTGGCTCAAAGTCATAGAGGGAGCGACAGCACGGCTGGTCCAACACCTCCGACTCTGCACCGCAGAAAGAGATTATAAGGTGGTTGAATAACTGTTTCACCGCTTCACATTTATGGGAAAGGGCTGAAGTGCACACACCGAGCGTCCAactaaagctgcattttcaatttcctgccatattttcaattaatcattttatcaataaaatgtcTGTAAGGAGCAAACTCCACCTGCTGACAAAGACTATGAGATGTGATTGTGAAGCCCACAAAAAGCTAGTAAGAGGACCTTGAGTGGATGGAATTTGCTCAGTTGTCAACACTCACTACTAATACTGggccatctccatgacaaccaaACAAACTCCAACTGCTGATGGAGATTGTGACACGTggttaaaatgcataaaaaagcCAGTAAGTGAACCTTGAGTTCTTTTTAAGATCTCTTTCACAACTGAGGAAATTCCATCTACTGACGAAGACTGTGAGATACAGTTGAAAGCTCAGAGGAAAACTAGTAAGTTGGCCTTGAGTGGATGGGATTTGCTCATTTGTCAGAACTCAGTATTAATACTGATTTTCATGAAAACTGAGGAAACTCCAATTGGCTGATGAAGACCCTTAGATGAGGTTGAAAGTTCTTGAAAATGATAGTAAGTTTACCTTCAGTCAAACTATAGTTTCCAAGATCACGACTGAACTTTACACTCGATTTAAAGTGCTGGTTTGATCCGGTAACTCTCCTCACGGCGGGCAAACGCAGATGTGAATGCAGAGTTACTGTGTGCTACTCACGGTGGATACTGCCATTGATGGTGGGGCTCTCAGGCCATGACAGTGGAACAGAGGTTATATGATCAGCTGGGTGAGATGGAAAGACAAATGGAGATGATGTTGAGCACAGGACAACACAGAACAATGCTCACACTCAGTATATGATGAAGAAAATCAAGACCTAAAGTGTGCACTCTACACTGGTTGTGTTGGACTTTCACCAGTAGAGGGCAGCAATGCTTTTCGGATGCTGTAAATCTCCTTCTCGGCCTTGACGGGTGTGCTGGGGAACTTTAGCTGCACTGACTCCTTTAAAAGTGGTCAGACATGCATTTGGCCACAAAGTGAATAGAATTTACCTAACTTCTACATAAGAACACAACGTTAATAAATCTAACAcaatgacacagacagacagacagacagacatagacAGACAGCAAAAATCCTGTCAAaatcactttgtcactgagtatgacaaaaatagtaaaataatacAAGATACATTAGACATGAAATCAGACACAACTAATATGTTCAACTACTGTAGATACATTGGAACTATCATAAGTAAGTTTGTGCATAGCAATAACAATTAAATGATATTTAGTGATATAACAGCTACATTACTGGGATTCTTAAAACTAATACTGctcatttttctctaaaatcATTACAGCCAAAAATGGCATTTAACAACAAGTCCTACGTGGTTTTTTTACTTCTGGTTCTAATGGCAAACTGCTGGTGAGTCACATCTGTCAGTTAAAGCTGAGGATATTAGATATCATCTGAATCAGTCCTGTCCTCTCAGTCTGGCTGTCAGCTTGATCGCTGAGCTAACGTTAACATTAGCTTGTGATGGCCCACGATACACCGTCTTTTTAAATGCCATAACAATATAGAGCGTTAACGTTGTCAGCACGCACTATGAACACATAACAGCCCGGAAGTTAAGCCCCTTCAGAGGGATGAGAGCCTCACACCTAAACACTGTATGAAGGAATACCTACTTTTGCCATTGACTGTGTGGTTGATCTGGATATCTGTGGGggataacagaaaaaaagtctaCAGTAGAACTCAAAGCAAACAATGAAGATGAGGCTGACAGAGAAAATTACAGGAAAGGAAGCAAAAACACAGATTGGAGGAAGACACGCGGCAGCTGTACCGGTGGATTTGAGCGAGGAGCTGTAGGACAGGCCGTTGTGCTGACTGTTGTCCAGGGTCTCGATGCTGCTCCTGATGGACTTTGGTTTGAACTCCCTCTTGGGCCGACTGCTGGCTGAGGATATCCTGGGATGAGAAGGTAGCAGAGTGAGAAAAACGTGTTCCATGACGCTAAACAAACGCTGTGCCTCCGCAGCCTCGGCCACTCAACTCCTGCtttctgcaaagtaaaactCAGATTTTTGTGAATGATTTCTGGAGCATAACACACTTTGTAATGGAGTCCGGTAGCTCTGAagcaagcaaagagaaagagaggacgACCACAGCTCCCTGCtgaaagggctgtctgatgaCAAAtgtaaagcagagaaaatattctaaatatagtgtcCACTTGTATGtgttctgctgctcctgctcgtAGCACTACACTGCTTAGGGTTTGTGCTGGAACTCGtgtctgctcctccaaactgggggcgtgcTGACCGCTATCTACTGTACGCAACACATTGACCTTCTCAAAGAGCCCCGCTGCAAAAAATCCAGACTATCCCTTTAAGACATAAAATTGCAATGTGTCTAATTCATCTGGTGCAATTTTGGATTCATAGTGGACACATTTCTTTATTCTCAGACATGTACATAATCACTGCTGCTCTTTCCACCAACACATAACACTGTCAGACAAGAGACTTTGGCTTTAGTCacatactttcttttttctagttttaagtttttgtgtgtttgtgtaatgacGACATGACAGCTAGTCTCACAACCAAAATGCACTGACGCAATCAAAACATCTTAACACTTAATACTTCATCTCAGGATCAGACCACAGACAACATTAGTCTGCCGACAGTAACATGTTGTCACTTATTACACAACCAACGGCCTAAAACTCCAACAACAGGTGGCAAAGCAAATGTCTTTCAGAAACTTCTATTCATTCCTTTAGTTTCTCACCCACATCACAGTTTTcgaatgaatgaattgaaaaGGTTTTCAAAAAGTATGCAATGTGCAAAGTGGACTGTAAACATACAGAGGTTTGGTGGTGGTTGATtctgagggagaaaagagatgaatgttgaaaaaaaaatatcattacTTCATCTCATTAGTCATGGCATCGAGGCAGTTGGTATGATGCTGTGTGGATGTCAGTGTACCTCCATTATGGCTCCAAAATGACGAAGAACTCCCAGGTCACATGCTGTAAGCCGGTGCCATGAATAAATGTACTGCTCACAGCCACTCTGAGCGAAATTACTTTTTGAACGGTGGCACCAGAATGAGAGTGCGATTCTCCCACAGAGGATGAGCGCCGCAAAGTAATTACTGGCAGCAAAGTGAGAGTGAAGTGTTGCCTCAAGTACAACAGAGCACAGTCTATACCTCTTTTGCAGCTTTCCGCTGAGCTCCTCCAGGATCTGAGACGACAGCCGGTGGTACTCTAAGGCAGCCTCGATCAGTGCCGACAGCTGGCTCACCTGCTCCACCTATTGGCCAAAACCCAAagcatgtgcaaacacacacattaacttaaccTCCAGCAAAGTGACATAACCCCTTTAAAGCACCACCGTTACACGTTGTAATGTATCATTGTGATAATGGGAAGAAATTTGATGTATTACATAGTCCTTTTCACACGTTAATAGCTAATAAGTTGATGTGTTTAAATGGCTGGTTGCCTTAAGTTTACTCCCTATTGGTCAGTTTAATATGTATTATTTCTATCCTCTCTTACATCGTTCTCCAGGAAGTTGAACATGCTCCTCTCTGCCAGATCTTTGCTCTCCTCAAACTTCTCCACAGCCTGCCGGATTTCCTCATCCGGGATCTTCCCCTGGCGCTTCTTCTTATAGTCAAAGTCTAACCGGCGGCCCTCCATCTTCTTCAGGTGGTGCtgcaaacagcaacaaacaggaaCATGCCGATATCACATATAGGTCTGATACACAAAATCTGAGACGGCATCAATAGTGACCTAATTTCTGTTTCGGCAATAAGTTCCTGGCCTCATGTTAccttaacccttgtatggtgttcgggtttgtggacccgatttcatccgttttcatgttctttatcaaaagaaaagctatacgattaatcattttttcaaacttagactcatcaatatgagccaaggccaatgagtctgagtttgaaaaaagaattaatcgtttcattttgctcttgataaaaaaaatgaaaatgaaaatgaacacacagaTTTTAAATTTGGGAGAAATAAAGAGCATGGTGACAGAGCCACACTCGAGGTATCAGAACTGTTATCAggtgagaaaaggaaagaaaagtgtGGAAGTGAAgattaaaaagtgaaaagtaaTTTAATCAAAGGTCCTTCTCATTAAAAAGTGATTGAAATGTAACAACCACACACTGACTGTCCTCACCCCGCTtgtttaattacattaaaagactctttttttttgctcctttttCTGCTCATTTACAACTGGACATCCAATGTGATAATGTATGGACTATGGATTCATTATCAGTTGTCACCAATCTGCAGTGTAGTACAAAATACCATAAAAAGAATGTACAGCAATAAGTACAGTACAAGAACCACATTTGAGCAAAAAAACCCAGTGACTTTTCATCATGTCTGGGAAGCAGAGGAAAAGCATGGTACACAAGTGCATCTGTGTCAATCTGCAGCCTCCTTATcaccagtggtggaatgtaagcAAGCACATGCTCATTTACAGT is a window of Pempheris klunzingeri isolate RE-2024b chromosome 1, fPemKlu1.hap1, whole genome shotgun sequence DNA encoding:
- the sh3gl3a gene encoding endophilin-A3a yields the protein MSVAGLKKQFHKASQLLSEKISGAEGTKLDEDFMEMERKIEVTNKSVFDLLSKTTEYLQPNPASRAKLNMLNTVSKIRGQVKTTGYPQAEGLLGDCMLRCGHELGEDSVFGCALVDMGDAMRQMADVKDSLDINVKQNFIDPLQNLQDKDLKEITHHLKKMEGRRLDFDYKKKRQGKIPDEEIRQAVEKFEESKDLAERSMFNFLENDVEQVSQLSALIEAALEYHRLSSQILEELSGKLQKRISSASSRPKREFKPKSIRSSIETLDNSQHNGLSYSSSLKSTDIQINHTVNGKTDHITSVPLSWPESPTINGSIHQSEVLDQPCCRSLYDFEPENEGELGFKEGDIIILTNQIDENWYEGMINGESGFFPINYVDVIVPLPQ